The proteins below come from a single Lepeophtheirus salmonis chromosome 4, UVic_Lsal_1.4, whole genome shotgun sequence genomic window:
- the LOC121116100 gene encoding solute carrier family 22 member 1: MLDHDVDAEAILNEVGNFGTYQIIHSILYFFPVTFTSSFILSMAFTAAVPDFKCYSDDVYANVFNSTTMNWSPCHCKEDWFVFNQNVYKSTIASEWNLVCNKSHWLPIAQSMVFGGVLVGGFSFGVIASTFGRKLACVLSISILGICGTLSAFVSNFYLYLVFQFLAGIGESGLFQTSHVLTVENVGKNHRVFVAVLLNMFLALGFCNLAGTAWWLRDWKLIVIATAVPPLITLVYFPFLDESFRWLLSKKRYEEAEIILRKIARVNGRTFPENLSQFKIIHLEESHASTKEDSFWDLLYSPSLRFRSIVLYYSWFVASLLYYGITLHSTALYGDVYLNFFLASLAEFPGNIFSYVGMKTIGRKWTVCLSYSFMGIACLVQTVDLENYYLTIAMTFIGKMCGASAFGTIYLYTIELFPTSIRTSAVGVCSFWSYLASILTPYVAKLALYYGLSNVDIVFGISALVVGLLILSFPETKHYKIPETIKEAESFGRTKSLDKAPLLV, translated from the exons atgctGGATCATGATGTTGATGCAGAAGCCATTCTCAACGAAGTTGGGAATTTTGGAACATATCAAATCATCCACTCCATACTGTACTTCTTCCCTGTTACGTTTACTTCGAGCTTCATTTTATCTATGGCCTTTACTGCAGCCGTCCCGGACTTCAAATGTTACTCTGATGATGTCTATGCTAATGTATTTAATTCCACGACCATGAATTGGAGCCCATGTCATTGTAAAGAGGATTGGTttgtatttaatcaaaatgtgtATAAATCCACAATTGCTTCTGAGTGGAACCTTGTGTGCAATAAGAGTCATTGGTTGCCCATTGCTCAGTCCATGGTATTTGGTGGAGTTCTTGTGGGAGGGTTTTCATTTGGAGTAATCGCTTCTACTTTTGGTAGAAAATTAGCTTGTGTTCTGTCCATCTCTATTTTGGGAATATGTGGGACACTCTCCGCTTTCGTATCAAATTTTTATCTGTATTTGGTTTTCCAGTTCTTGGCTGGCATTGGGGAGTCTGGATTATTTCAG acatcACACGTTCTCACTGTTGAAAATGTTGGAAAGAATCATCGTGTCTTTGTGGCAGTTTTGCTTAACATGTTCCTTGCCTTAGGATTTTGTAATTTAGCAGGAACGGCTTGGTGGTTGCGTGATTGGAAACTCATAGTGATAGCTACTGCTGTGCCCCCATTAATAACCCTGGTATACTTCCCATTTTTAGATGAAAGCTTTAGGTGGTTGCTATCAAAGAAGAGATATGAAGAAGCCGAAATAATTTTGCGTAAAATAGCCCGGGTGAATGGTCGGACTTTTCCTGAGAATTTGTCccagtttaaaataattcatctgGAGGAATCACATGCTTCTACAAAGGAGGACTCCTTCTGGGATTTACTTTATAGCCCTTCATTGAGATTTCGCTCAATTGTCTTATACTACTCTTGGTTTGTGGCTTCATTATTATACTATGGAATTACCTTGCACTCAACTGCCTTATATGGAGACGTCtatctaaattttttcttaGCCTCCCTTGCAGAATTTCCAGGGAATATTTTCTCATATGTGG GAATGAAAACAATTGGTCGAAAATGGACGGTCTGCCTTTCATATTCCTTTATGGGCATTGCGTGTCTGGTTCAAACAGTGGATCTGGAGAATTATTACTTAACAATAGCCATGACATTTATTGGTAAAATGTGTGGTGCTTCAGCCTTTGGGACTATTTACTTATATACCATCGAACTTTTCCCAACGTCAATACGAACATCCGCTGTTGGGGTATGCTCTTTTTGGAGTTATTTAGCAAGCATCCTTACTCCCTATGTTGCAAAATTGGCTCTTTACTATGGACTAAGTAATGTGGATATTGTATTTGGAATAAGCGCATTGGTGGTGGGACTTCTCATACTTAGTTTCCCAGAAACCA